The proteins below come from a single Hyphomicrobium denitrificans ATCC 51888 genomic window:
- a CDS encoding S49 family peptidase, translating to MTMLPLLADRIIGQPLLITTEKLEVILGVLGGRIGIEDVFQAPAPDANRFAGRESQRGPYRVTSNGIAIVPIIGSLVNRGAYIGASSGLTSYEGISEQLKKASTDSEVRGILLDMNTPGGEAAGTFEVSNLIMEIRKKKPVVAMVADMACSAGYAIASAASQIYTTQTGMMGSIGVVWVHFDRSLQMQNEGIKPTILHAGARKAEGNPFEPLSRVTKANFQAEIEKLHSLFIETVLDGRPSLKEADLRATEAAVFMGQDAVKIGLADGVSTFDRVLEVMSQQITKLPAAPAGYESNPKEKKAMTNQPAAEAASGTDQAALDAARADGVKAGRTEERARIASILALPEAKGRQALAIELATGSDMSAEQCSKMLAKAAEEKPAAGASSFYDAMAANGGKPNVATSGGDAQPKDRAQANIERQAKRFAAMV from the coding sequence ATGACAATGCTGCCGCTTTTGGCTGACCGGATCATCGGCCAGCCGCTGCTAATCACGACCGAAAAACTTGAGGTAATTCTCGGAGTTTTGGGCGGCCGGATCGGCATCGAGGACGTATTTCAGGCGCCGGCGCCGGATGCGAACCGTTTTGCAGGCCGGGAATCGCAGCGCGGCCCGTATCGCGTGACGTCGAACGGTATCGCTATCGTTCCGATTATCGGCAGCCTGGTTAACCGCGGTGCCTATATCGGCGCATCTTCCGGCCTCACGAGTTATGAGGGCATTAGCGAGCAGCTAAAAAAGGCGAGCACGGATTCCGAGGTGCGCGGGATCCTGCTCGACATGAATACGCCAGGCGGCGAAGCGGCGGGCACGTTCGAAGTTTCGAACTTGATAATGGAGATCCGCAAGAAAAAGCCGGTTGTCGCGATGGTCGCCGATATGGCGTGCTCGGCCGGCTATGCGATCGCCTCGGCGGCGAGCCAGATCTATACGACGCAAACCGGCATGATGGGTTCGATCGGCGTCGTTTGGGTGCACTTCGATCGCTCTTTGCAGATGCAGAACGAGGGGATTAAGCCGACGATTTTGCACGCCGGGGCGCGCAAGGCCGAGGGCAATCCTTTCGAGCCGCTCTCTCGAGTAACGAAAGCCAATTTTCAAGCCGAGATCGAGAAACTGCACTCGCTTTTCATCGAGACGGTCCTCGATGGCCGCCCGAGCCTCAAAGAGGCCGATCTCCGAGCAACTGAGGCGGCCGTGTTTATGGGCCAAGACGCCGTCAAGATCGGCCTGGCGGACGGTGTTTCAACGTTTGATCGCGTTCTGGAAGTGATGAGTCAGCAGATCACAAAACTGCCGGCGGCGCCGGCGGGCTACGAAAGCAACCCAAAGGAGAAGAAAGCTATGACGAACCAGCCGGCCGCGGAAGCGGCAAGCGGGACGGACCAGGCCGCTCTCGACGCCGCGCGCGCCGATGGCGTCAAGGCAGGCCGTACTGAGGAACGCGCTCGCATTGCATCGATCCTGGCTCTGCCAGAAGCGAAAGGCCGCCAGGCACTCGCGATCGAGCTTGCAACCGGCAGCGATATGAGTGCCGAACAGTGCTCGAAAATGCTGGCGAAGGCCGCCGAGGAAAAACCGGCCGCCGGCGCGAGCTCGTTTTACGACGCTATGGCCGCGAATGGCGGGAAGCCGAACGTCGCGACAAGTGGCGGCGACGCGCAGCCCAAAGATCGCGCGCAAGCGAATATCGAACGCCAAGCGAAGCGTTTCGCGGCAATGGTCTAA
- a CDS encoding head decoration protein, which yields MGRALRTATWDEPTAVSDVLKSEKEGHFCRGVGVIKSGAGVCDIGLVLGKILTGAATATAKAGGNTGTGTVGAVAVNQGAKTGVYKVRFTAATVFQVLDPDGNVIGGNGATGTAFADDLGFTIAAGGTAFIAGDGFDITVAAGSGKLVAYDPTANDGSQIADSVLLHKVDATSADVAGAVILANGPAEISPAGLKWGANVTTQAHRDAALAVLAKKLILARQSA from the coding sequence ATGGGACGCGCGCTTAGAACTGCGACATGGGACGAACCGACAGCCGTTTCGGACGTTCTCAAGTCGGAAAAGGAAGGCCATTTTTGCCGCGGGGTTGGCGTGATTAAGAGCGGCGCCGGCGTTTGCGATATTGGCCTCGTGCTCGGCAAAATATTGACGGGCGCGGCGACGGCTACTGCAAAAGCCGGCGGCAACACCGGAACGGGCACTGTCGGCGCCGTTGCCGTCAACCAAGGCGCCAAAACCGGTGTTTACAAGGTCCGATTTACGGCCGCGACCGTGTTTCAGGTATTGGATCCTGACGGAAACGTTATCGGCGGCAACGGTGCGACCGGCACAGCATTCGCCGACGATCTCGGCTTTACGATCGCGGCCGGGGGTACTGCATTCATCGCGGGCGACGGTTTCGATATTACGGTCGCTGCAGGTTCAGGAAAATTGGTGGCTTACGATCCAACGGCAAATGACGGCAGTCAGATCGCCGACAGCGTCCTGTTGCACAAGGTCGACGCAACGAGCGCGGACGTCGCCGGCGCTGTTATTCTCGCTAATGGTCCAGCAGAGATATCGCCGGCTGGCCTGAAATGGGGTGCGAACGTGACGACGCAGGCGCATCGTGACGCGGCACTCGCTGTTCTGGCAAAAAAGCTGATCTTGGCTCGCCAGAGCGCTTAA
- a CDS encoding DUF2635 domain-containing protein has translation MAKLPPEGALVELTPYWRARLRDGDVTEAISPASAEATAAPAARPSKK, from the coding sequence ATGGCAAAACTTCCGCCAGAGGGCGCGCTCGTCGAGCTCACGCCGTACTGGCGCGCGCGGTTACGTGATGGTGACGTAACAGAGGCGATCTCGCCGGCGTCTGCAGAGGCAACAGCTGCGCCGGCGGCCAGGCCATCGAAAAAGTAA
- a CDS encoding major capsid protein translates to MTDLAIEGFTDREFSVPELTTIINKVPNKYGLVTNMKIFGDPIPLPVTHVTLERQNWALNLLPATERGAPGTLGSRGKRDKKIFEIPQITHQDSVKVADVQNLRAFGSAAAMYLEDMVAQKLVTMASKHFVTHEWYRIGALQGQILDSDGSVMLDLYDEFGITKPVAAFGGGADIPARLRTIKRQIERSLMGEVMTGVACLASYEFMEMLFSNADIKAAYNAAMAAWQNFIALNPTLSDRRFSFTVQDITFVEYDATFSSIAANGTSSIQRAIPSGGAIFFPLGTQNSAYTYVAPGDFAESANIPGQVFYAKEKPDEWNRGRDILTQSNVLPIWVRPELLIQGTTGSGGNNVTDMAS, encoded by the coding sequence ATGACCGACTTGGCTATCGAGGGGTTTACTGATCGCGAGTTTTCCGTTCCGGAGCTCACGACGATCATTAACAAGGTGCCGAACAAGTACGGCCTTGTCACGAATATGAAGATTTTCGGGGATCCGATTCCGCTTCCCGTAACGCACGTTACGCTCGAGCGGCAAAATTGGGCGCTCAACCTGTTGCCGGCAACTGAACGCGGTGCACCTGGCACGCTCGGCAGTCGCGGTAAACGTGATAAAAAGATCTTCGAAATTCCGCAGATCACGCATCAGGATAGCGTTAAGGTTGCGGACGTGCAGAACTTACGTGCGTTCGGGTCCGCGGCGGCTATGTATCTCGAGGACATGGTCGCGCAGAAGCTCGTTACCATGGCGTCAAAGCATTTTGTGACGCATGAGTGGTATCGCATCGGCGCTCTGCAGGGCCAGATTCTCGATTCAGACGGCTCCGTTATGCTCGATCTCTACGACGAATTCGGCATTACAAAGCCGGTCGCGGCGTTTGGTGGCGGCGCTGACATTCCAGCGCGCCTACGCACAATTAAACGGCAGATCGAGCGCAGTCTCATGGGTGAAGTGATGACGGGTGTTGCCTGTCTCGCATCGTATGAATTCATGGAAATGCTGTTCTCGAATGCGGACATCAAGGCCGCCTATAATGCTGCGATGGCTGCTTGGCAAAACTTCATCGCGCTCAATCCGACGCTATCGGATCGTCGGTTCTCGTTCACGGTGCAGGACATTACGTTTGTCGAGTACGACGCGACGTTCTCGTCCATCGCCGCAAACGGTACGTCGTCTATTCAGCGCGCCATCCCTTCTGGCGGGGCGATCTTTTTCCCGCTAGGTACCCAAAACTCGGCATATACCTACGTCGCACCTGGCGATTTCGCCGAGTCGGCAAATATTCCGGGCCAGGTGTTCTATGCGAAGGAAAAGCCCGACGAGTGGAACCGCGGCCGGGATATCCTCACGCAGTCGAACGTGCTGCCAATTTGGGTTCGTCCGGAACTTCTAATTCAGGGCACAACCGGGTCAGGCGGTAACAACGTGACCGATATGGCCTCATAA